In Pyrus communis chromosome 8, drPyrComm1.1, whole genome shotgun sequence, one genomic interval encodes:
- the LOC137743029 gene encoding uncharacterized protein, producing the protein KSSLLHHIPKFHGLSMEDPNKHLKEFEVVCSSMTPINVDGSILKMKAFPFSLMDKAKDWLYELAPGTVTSWESMKRAFLEKFFPTSRVILLRKKISGIQQNHGETFPAYYERFKGLVASCPQHQMKEELLLQYFYEGLLPIERQMLDASAGGALVDKTPRDAKINLPNVPFPRRFMQEKKEESEKDILETFRKVQVNIPLLDAIKQVPKYAKFLKDLCNTKRKRANKEVVKVSENVSAVLQRKLPTKCKDPGSFTIPCVIGHNRFEHAMLDLGASINVMPYSIYASMNLGELKQDGVIIQLADRSNAYPKGVLEDVLVQVNHLIFPADFYVLDMEDSAHSTSFPILLGRPFMKTARTKIDVYKGTLTMEFDGEVIDFNISETMRYPVDDHSCFSIDVIDS; encoded by the exons aaatccagtttgttacaccatattccgaagttccatggcttgtctatggaagatcccaacaaacacttgaaggagttcgaggtggtttgttcgagcatgacccccatcaatgtggatgggagtatattgaagatgaaggcctttccattttcacttatggacaaggccaaagattggctctacgaactagccccgggaactgtgacttcgtgggagagtatgaagcgtgctttcttggagaaattcttccctacttcgagagtgattctcctacggaagaaaattagtggtattcaacagaatcatggtgagacattcccggcttattatgagcgcttcaagggccttgtagcttcatgtcctcaacatcaaatgaaggaggaacttctccttcaatatttctatgagggcctccttcctatcgaacgtcaaatgcttgatgcatcagcgggaggagcattggtggacaaaacaccaagggatgccaagatt aatctgcccaatgtaccttttcctcgtaggttcatgcaagaaaaaaaggaagaaagcgagaaggacattcttgaaacgttccggaaggtgcaagtgaacataccgcttctcgatgcaatcaaacaggttccaaagtatgctaaattcctcaaggacctatgcaatacaaagagaaaaagggcaaacaaagaggtagtgaaggtaagcgagaatgtgtccgctgttttgcaacgtaaactgcctaccaagtgcaaagaccccggtagtttcacgattccttgtgtgattggacataatcgttttgaacatgccatgcttgatttaggtgcatccataaatgtcatgccttattctatttatgcatctatgaatttgggtgaattaaaacaagatggtgtaattatacaattggctgatcgttctaacgcgtatccaaaaggagttttggaagatgtgcttgtgcaggtgaaccatttaatttttccggctgatttctacgtcctagacatggaggattcagcccattctacatcttttccgattctccttggtaggccattcatgaagacggcccgaacgaagattgatgtatacaaaggcaccttgacaatggaattcgatggggaagtgattgattttaatatttctgaaactatgagatatcccgttgatgaccattcttgtttttccattgatgttatcgattct
- the LOC137743030 gene encoding uncharacterized protein yields the protein MARVSVEEAGKEELGRVDLPKPTKREPERVYIDMMVFSRPNLTLANHLKPIYVTTHLEGVLFKRVLIDGGAAVKVLPFKQMKRVFRSEEDLILTDLTVSSFSGTITKTHGIFHLDVDLGSKKIMSAFFVVDITSTYGALLGQDWIHQSLSVPSTLHQ from the coding sequence ATGGCACGTGTTAGTGTTGAAGAGGCGGGAAAAGAGGAGTTGGGCAGAGTAGATTTGCCAAAGCCCACAAAGAGAGAGCCCGAGAGAGTGTACATAGACATGATGGTCTTCAGTCGTCCAAATTTGACCCTAGCCAACCATCTCAAACCTATTTATGTAACTACTCATCTGGAGGGAGTACTTTTCAAAAGGGTTTTGATTGATGGAGGAGCCGCGGTCAAAGTGTTGCCTTTCAAGCAGATGAAGAGGGTATTTAGAAGTGAGGAGGACCTCATCCTCACGGACTTAACAGTTTCCAGTTTCTCTGGAACCATTACTAAAACCCATGGGATATTTCACTTGGACGTTGACTTGGGTTCCAAGAAGATCATGTCAGCTTTCTTCGTTGTGGATATTACTTCCACCTATGGAGCTTTactgggccaagattggattcATCAGAGTCTCTCGGTGCCATCCACCCTGCATCAATAA